TGATTCATCCGGAATCAGAGCAGTCTCCAGTAGGATTTCACTGCCCCAATTGGGGTGCTTCTTCATGATTTCAAACTCGGATCGGTTCAGCGCGGTGCGTTTGGTCAAAATTCGCTCTGGGACCTTGCTCTTGCCGACATCGTGCAACAGCGCGCCGGTGCCGAGAATCGTCAGTTCCTCGCGGTCGTTGATGCCCAATTGGCGGGCCAGGGCCAGCGTAAAGGTGCTGACATTGACCGAATGCGTGTAGGTATAGTAGTTGAAGGATGTAATCTTCATGAGGTTGAGAAACGCCTCTCGTCCT
This is a stretch of genomic DNA from Candidatus Zixiibacteriota bacterium. It encodes these proteins:
- a CDS encoding HD domain-containing protein translates to MKITSFNYYTYTHSVNVSTFTLALARQLGINDREELTILGTGALLHDVGKSKVPERILTKRTALNRSEFEIMKKHPNWGSEILLETALIPDESYDPVMHHHERLDGSGYPNGLLDADIHPYSRIVAIADVFDALTTERVYQAAIGTYPALKLMHGTRNNFDQHFLREFTLLMGPDSPQVKL